A portion of the Musa acuminata AAA Group cultivar baxijiao chromosome BXJ1-1, Cavendish_Baxijiao_AAA, whole genome shotgun sequence genome contains these proteins:
- the LOC135680613 gene encoding uncharacterized protein LOC135680613, which produces MMPSPSSHDHVLRRSFSKQRSFPRSCNHSYRFYINLLITLFCVFLTLLQIQTVIRTSTAPFTFPSSYSAWPLLAHHVHNLIGELELSQRSTDEPRGNVTFLPLKDLRFAETAMVGNTWFMSSVNDTKEKGEAEYLYFPSKEMDGKLLCLGGGSASNGTMNSYALAPAEALPPNAKLLSGLTFVSDTYYSYDNIFHGISALAPFVAWHERKACVMPARWVLYQQGEIRRNLKIPWIRTLMEATFGPSMEIEQFRKSDEGPSCFEQAVVFRHNQGTMGRERKEKLYDLLRCNARAYCNITREEDDLKAIRLTLLLRVGARSFKDDDAVIHIFRRECRKVEGCRLKVANPNNLTFCDQVKLMSGTDILATPHGAQLTNMFFMDKNSSVMEFFPKGWLELAGVGQYVYRWLADWSGMRHQGAWNDPHGEPCPPGLTTSCFSFLKNQQLGHDEAFFSNWTARVLGETRRYKLQKPSTEAAQEREVHCKCG; this is translated from the exons ATGATGCCTTCTCCTTCATCTCATGATCACGTCCTCCGCAGATCTTTCTCCAAGCAAAGGAGCTTCCCTCGCTCCTGTAACCACTCATACAGATTCTACATCAACCTACTCATCACCCTCTTCTGCGTCTTCCTCACCCTTCTCCAGATCCAGACTGTGATCAGAACATCGACGGCTCCCTTCACGTTCCCCTCCTCCTACTCCGCATGGCCACTGCTGGCTCACCATGTTCATAACCTAATCGGCGAGCTCGAGCTGAGTCAGAGGTCGACAGACGAGCCACGGGGCAATGTCACGTTCCTCCCCCTCAAGGACCTTCGATTCGCCGAGACCGCCATGGTAGGCAACACTTGGTTCATGAGCTCCGTAAATGACACCAAGGAGAAAGGCGAGGCTGAATACCTCTACTTCCCATCGAAGGAGATGGACGGCAAGCTGCTGTGCTTGGGTGGTGGTAGCGCTTCCAACGGCACCATGAATTCGTATGCTTTGGCACCAGCGGAAGCTCTTCCGCCGAACGCCAAGCTGCTTTCAGGGCTGACCTTCGTGTCGGACACCTACTACAGCTACGATAACATATTCCATGGGATATCAGCGTTGGCGCCCTTCGTAGCATGGCACGAGAGGAAGGCCTGCGTCATGCCGGCCAGGTGGGTGCTGTACCAGCAAGGGGAGATAAGAAGAAACCTAAAGATCCCGTGGATTCGGACCTTGATGGAGGCCACCTTCGGTCCGAGCATGGAGATCGAGCAGTTCCGCAAGAGCGACGAGGGACCGAGCTGCTTCGAGCAGGCGGTGGTGTTCCGCCATAACCAAGGAACCATGGGTAGGGAGAGGAAGGAGAAGCTCTACGACTTGCTGAGGTGCAATGCTCGAGCTTACTGTAACATCACCAGGGAAGAAGATGATCTCAAGGCCATAAGGCTCACGCTGCTGCTGAGGGTGGGTGCGAGGTCGTTCAAGGATGACGACGCCGTGATCCACATCTTTCGGAGGGAATGCAGGAAGGTGGAAGGTTGCAGGCTCAAGGTTGCCAACCCAAACAATCTAACCTTCTGCGATCAG GTGAAGCTGATGAGCGGAACAGACATCCTGGCGACGCCACACGGAGCCCAGCTGACCAACATGTTCTTCATGGACAAGAACAGCAGCGTGATGGAGTTCTTCCCCAAGGGGTGGCTGGAGCTCGCGGGAGTTGGCCAGTACGTGTACCGCTGGTTGGCCGACTGGTCCGGAATGCGGCACCAGGGCGCATGGAACGACCCCCACGGCGAGCCATGCCCTCCCGGCCTCACCACCTCGTGCTTCTCCTTCCTCAAGAACCAGCAGTTGGGACACGACGAGGCCTTCTTCTCCAACTGGACCGCGCGAGTCCTGGGCGAGACGAGGAGATACAAGCTGCAGAAGCCATCCACGGAAGCAGCTCAAGAACGTGAAGTCCACTGCAAGTGTGGCTAA
- the LOC135679171 gene encoding E3 ubiquitin-protein ligase ATL31-like codes for MATANHRPTPALAHGTASLPLLVLTLVLVTPRCVDAQASQTPFGDSPYSGYNVKINPTIAALIIAFICGFFFLGFFSVYLRQCSSGSSSGTRPSGVVESGAVSRRTVRRGIDPEVLASFPTMAYSEAKEHKKGNDTLECAVCLSEFADEDTLRLLPRCSHVFHVDCIDIWLDTHVTCPVCRANLAEPAAADSIAAACESTPAEESGAMEEGDLEAGRPSVGYRRWHSTGHEGEEVDRYTLRLPEDIRREIFTAAGLRRAASVAEPRVRGVASGSRGYRRGWSGRWGFLLRTFSVRRRADGTAVEGSSKRVYPSVEAPLDLALGEGGGKSEPMKEGTKEKEAVVTESPSSSSSSATSSAMERV; via the coding sequence ATGGCGACGGCAAACCACCGCCCGACCCCAGCACTCGCCCATGGGACGGCGTCGCTTCCGCTCTTAGTGCTCACTCTGGTTCTCGTCACTCCCCGCTGTGTCGACGCTCAGGCCTCTCAAACGCCCTTCGGCGACAGCCCCTACAGCGGCTACAACGTCAAGATCAACCCCACTATCGCCGCCCTCATCATCGCCTTCATCTGTGGCTTCTTCTTCCTTGGATTCTTCTCCGTCTACCTGCGGCAGTGCAGCTCCGGCAGTTCCAGCGGGACTCGACCCTCCGGGGTCGTGGAGTCCGGCGCGGTCTCCCGTCGCACCGTGCGGCGGGGAATCGACCCGGAGGTGCTCGCTTCGTTCCCTACCATGGCGTATTCCGAGGCGAAGGAGCACAAAAAAGGGAACGATACGCTGGAGTGCGCTGTGTGCCTTTCCGAGTTCGCCGACGAAGACACCCTCCGGTTGCTCCCCAGGTGCTCTCACGTGTTCCACGTCGACTGCATCGATATCTGGCTCGACACCCACGTCACCTGCCCTGTTTGCCGTGCCAACCTCGCCGAGCCGGCGGCCGCCGACTCCATCGCCGCCGCCTGCGAGTCCACGCCTGCGGAGGAGTCCGGAGCGATGGAGGAAGGAGATCTGGAAGCGGGGCGGCCGTCGGTGGGGTACCGGAGGTGGCACTCCACGGGGCACGAGGGGGAGGAGGTAGACCGGTACACGCTGCGGCTTCCGGAGGACATAAGAAGGGAGATCTTCACGGCAGCAGGGCTCCGGCGGGCGGCGAGTGTGGCGGAGCCACGGGTCCGCGGGGTGGCAAGCGGGAGCAGGGGGTATCGACGGGGGTGGAGCGGGCGGTGGGGATTCCTGCTGCGGACGTTCTCGGTGAGGCGGCGAGCGGATGGGACGGCCGTGGAGGGGTCGAGTAAGAGGGTCTACCCGTCCGTCGAAGCTCCCCTTGACCTTGCTCTTGGAGAAGGAGGGGGGAAGTCCGAACCCATGAAGGAAGGAACAAAGGAGAAGGAGGCGGTGGTAACCGagtcgccgtcgtcgtcgtcgtcatctgcTACCTCCTCAGCGATGGAACGCGTTTAG